One part of the Girardinichthys multiradiatus isolate DD_20200921_A chromosome 10, DD_fGirMul_XY1, whole genome shotgun sequence genome encodes these proteins:
- the LOC124875658 gene encoding GTPase IMAP family member 4-like isoform X1, with translation MECQCENNAEAASAGWFLSGSNVQMGAFTMVGYLLYRFSQTLPALIRWPIRFFCYITGLSALWGWVSRLVGTLRGIKNLLKWLSRIWQFLVAFSSKFKWMVPIIRAITGSPGDGSQISGTSEKLDLRLILLGPSGRGRTFIADTLLGNNKTRASMDPLKQSTKWSTVVDSRTITVIDTPDILGPSLGNTSRAREALRSLQLTSPGPHAFLLVIQAPGSGMSLDQDPTQAIQGTLELFGEGVTGYIIPVLTHADILGRRRTVDHVLEADSGELKRALSLCGQRPELVDNRLDLPPEAQTDLCRHFVERVMEMKELRGHFVHEVHRRQDYLREKLLYDMSSALAEKLGQK, from the exons ATGGAGTGTCAGTGTGAAAACAATGCTGAGGCTGCCTCTGCTG GCTGGTTCCTGAGTGGCAGCAATGTCCAGATGGGAGCTTTCACCATGGTGGGCTATCTTCTCTACagattttcacaaa CTCTCCCAGCCCTAATCCGATGGCCAATCCGTTTCTTCTGCTACATAACTG GTCTGTCAGCTCTTTGGGGCTGGGTGAGCCGCCTGGTTGGAACCCTCCGTG GAATCAAGAACCTGTTAAAGTGGCTTTCTCGAATTTGGCAGTTTCTAGTTG CATTTTCCTCCAAGTTCAAGTGGATGGTTCCTATCATCAGAGCCATTACAG GATCACCTGGAGATGGGTCACAGATCAGTGGCACTTCAGAGAAATTGGATTTGAGACTGATCCTCCTGGGGCCCAGCGGACGAGGACGAACCTTTATAGCGGATACTTTGTTAGGCAACAATAAGACAAGAGCATCCATGGATCCTTTAAAGCAGAGCACCAAGTGGAGCACAGTTGTGGACAGCAGAACGATTACAGTAATTGACACCCCAGATATTTTAGGGCCATCTCTAGGGAACACCAGTCGGGCTAGGGAGGCCCTAAGGAGTCTTCAGCTCACTAGTCCTGGTCCACATGCCTTTCTGCTAGTAATCCAGGCTCCAGGCTCAGGCATGTCCCTTGACCAGGACCCCACCCAAGCTATTCAAGGCACCCTGGAGCTGTTTGGAGAGGGAGTCACAGGATACATCATCCCAGTGCTCACTCATGCAGACATACTGGGACGAAGACGCACTGTGGATCATGTGCTGGAGGCGGATTCAGGGGAACTGAAAAGGGCTTTGTCTTTATGTGGTCAAAGACCAGAGCTTGTTGACAACAGGCTAGACCTTCCGCCTGAAGCACAGACTGATTTGTGCAGACATTTTGTCGAGCGTGTGATGGAGATGAAGGAGTTGAGGGGGCATTTTGTTCATGAGGTACACAGGAGGCAGGACTACCTGAGGGAGAAGCTTCTGTATGACATGTCCTCGGCACTGGCTGAAAAACTCGGCCAAAAGTAA
- the josd1 gene encoding josephin-1 produces MGSTPYPASEWKEKGRGGLQELGCMPWKVSKQKGGGGGEAVLGAEERRCKDPRDSQPQQDLSSSSSSLTPPAPQQTSPTTPAIYHEKQRRELCALHALNNVFQDGTAFSRDILQEIYQRLCPSTLVTPHKKSMLGNGNYDVNVIMAALQTRGFEAVWWDKRRDVGSIELSNVEGFILNVPSNLRWGPLRLPLKRQHWIGVREVGGVYYNLDSKLRNPQHIGSPDELRKFLRQQLRGKNCELLLVVSEEVEVHQTWRSDG; encoded by the exons ATGGGGAGTACTCCATATCCAGCCAGTGAGTGGAAGGAGAAGGGCCGAGGTGGACTGCAGGAGCTGGGCTGCATGCCCTGGAAGGTCAGCAAGCAGAaaggtggtggaggaggggAAGCAGTTTTGGGAGCAGAGGAGAGGAGGTGCAAAGATCCGAGGGACAGTCAGCCCCAGCAGGATctctcatcctcctcttcctcactcACCCCACCAGCTCCCCAGCAAACATCTCCAACAACTCCGGCCATATATCATGAGAAGCAGCGAAGGGAGCTGTGTGCATTGCATGCGCTCAATAATGTCTTCCAGGATGGGACAGCCTTCAGTCGGGACATCCTGCAGGAAATATACCAAAG GCTATGTCCCAGCACTTTGGTGACACCTCACAAAAAGAGCATGCTGGGAAATGGGAACTATGATGTAAATGTCATCATGGCGGCCTTGCAGACCCGAGGGTTTGAGGCAGTTTGGTGGGATAAAAGAAG GGATGTAGGCAGCATCGAACTCTCCAACGTGGAGGGCTTTATCCTGAACGTACCGTCCAATCTGCGCTGGGGGCCCCTCCGGTTGCCACTTAAACGCCAGCACTGGATTGGAGTCAGGGAGGTGGGAGGAGTCTACTACAACTTAGATTCTAAGCTACGCAACCCTCAGCATATTGGCAGTCCTGATGAGCTCAG GAAGTTTCTCCGTCAGCAACTACGAGGGAAGAACTGTGAACTCCTGCTGGTTGTCtcagaagaagtggaggtgcaCCAAACATGGCGCTCTGATGGCTAA
- the LOC124875658 gene encoding GTPase IMAP family member 4-like isoform X2, whose protein sequence is MECQCENNAEAASAGWFLSGSNVQMGAFTMVGYLLYRFSQTLPALIRWPIRFFCYITGLSALWGWVSRLVGTLRGIKNLLKWLSRIWQFLVGSPGDGSQISGTSEKLDLRLILLGPSGRGRTFIADTLLGNNKTRASMDPLKQSTKWSTVVDSRTITVIDTPDILGPSLGNTSRAREALRSLQLTSPGPHAFLLVIQAPGSGMSLDQDPTQAIQGTLELFGEGVTGYIIPVLTHADILGRRRTVDHVLEADSGELKRALSLCGQRPELVDNRLDLPPEAQTDLCRHFVERVMEMKELRGHFVHEVHRRQDYLREKLLYDMSSALAEKLGQK, encoded by the exons ATGGAGTGTCAGTGTGAAAACAATGCTGAGGCTGCCTCTGCTG GCTGGTTCCTGAGTGGCAGCAATGTCCAGATGGGAGCTTTCACCATGGTGGGCTATCTTCTCTACagattttcacaaa CTCTCCCAGCCCTAATCCGATGGCCAATCCGTTTCTTCTGCTACATAACTG GTCTGTCAGCTCTTTGGGGCTGGGTGAGCCGCCTGGTTGGAACCCTCCGTG GAATCAAGAACCTGTTAAAGTGGCTTTCTCGAATTTGGCAGTTTCTAGTTG GATCACCTGGAGATGGGTCACAGATCAGTGGCACTTCAGAGAAATTGGATTTGAGACTGATCCTCCTGGGGCCCAGCGGACGAGGACGAACCTTTATAGCGGATACTTTGTTAGGCAACAATAAGACAAGAGCATCCATGGATCCTTTAAAGCAGAGCACCAAGTGGAGCACAGTTGTGGACAGCAGAACGATTACAGTAATTGACACCCCAGATATTTTAGGGCCATCTCTAGGGAACACCAGTCGGGCTAGGGAGGCCCTAAGGAGTCTTCAGCTCACTAGTCCTGGTCCACATGCCTTTCTGCTAGTAATCCAGGCTCCAGGCTCAGGCATGTCCCTTGACCAGGACCCCACCCAAGCTATTCAAGGCACCCTGGAGCTGTTTGGAGAGGGAGTCACAGGATACATCATCCCAGTGCTCACTCATGCAGACATACTGGGACGAAGACGCACTGTGGATCATGTGCTGGAGGCGGATTCAGGGGAACTGAAAAGGGCTTTGTCTTTATGTGGTCAAAGACCAGAGCTTGTTGACAACAGGCTAGACCTTCCGCCTGAAGCACAGACTGATTTGTGCAGACATTTTGTCGAGCGTGTGATGGAGATGAAGGAGTTGAGGGGGCATTTTGTTCATGAGGTACACAGGAGGCAGGACTACCTGAGGGAGAAGCTTCTGTATGACATGTCCTCGGCACTGGCTGAAAAACTCGGCCAAAAGTAA
- the xrcc6 gene encoding X-ray repair cross-complementing protein 6 — MAEWNAFYQNEDEQQEEEEAEFSGGDYKVSGRDSLVFLVDASKEMFIKGEDGQPSNFDMTMQVVRSVYTSKIISSHRDLIALVFYGTEQSKNPRNSFKHVYVYHDLDEPGAKRVQEVDALRREKGAQLAAQTMGSGETSLGDALWCCANLYSDIKLRLSHKRLMIFTCRDKPHGGDSAKDRQARTKASDLKETGVFIDLMHLIKPGGFDVSLFFRDIVSPPEDESELGLQMKPCNKLEDLQKRVQARETKKRALARLSLSLGDGLNVAVGVYATAVAARKPLAIRLYRETNEPVRSKTRTFHTQTGSLLLPSEIKKAQVYGKKQIVMEKDEVDAIKKFDDPGLFLIGFKPMEKLKLHHHIRPSVFIYPEEDEVKGSACLFSALLKKCSERNVFALCRSIFRRNYPPKFVALVPQMEEVDEGRVQISPPGFNVIYLPYADDFRTLDPPRCPSATQTQVDKMKEIISKLRFKYRSDAFENPVLQQHFRNLEALALDMMAPEDIEDLIMPKVDQIDQRLGSLAEEFKDLVYPAGYNPEIKPAPKRKTADAGGGAEKKPKVELTQDELKAHFQNGTLGKLTVPVLKEACKQFGIKTTGTKKQDLIDALNSTLTS, encoded by the exons ATGGCAGAGTGGAACGCATTTTACCAGAATGAGGACGAGcagcaagaagaagaggaagcgGAATTTTCTGGAG GAGATTACAAAGTCTCAGGCAGAGACAGTCTGGTCTTCTTGGTTGATGCCTCAAAAGAAATGTTCATCAAAGGTGAAGATGGACAACCCTCTAACTTTGACATGACCATGCAG GTTGTGCGGAGTGTGTACACCAGTAAGATCATCAGTAGTCACAGGGACCTGATTGCTTTGGTGTTTTATGGCACAGAGCAGAGCAAGAACCCCAGGAACTCATTCAAACATGTTTACGTGTACCACGATCTTGATGAACCAG GTGCAAAGCGAGTTCAGGAAGTGGATGCTCTGCGGAGAGAGAAAGGTGCGCAACTGGCAGCACAGACCATGGGAAGTGGTGAGACGTCTCTCGGTGATGCCCTGTGGTGCTGCGCCAACCTCTACAGTGACATCAAGCTGCGCCTTTCACACAAACGGCTGATGATCTTCACCTGCAGGGACAAACCACACGGGGGCGACAGTGCGAAGGACCGACAGGCCCGCACCAAAGCAAGTGACCTGAAGGAGACAG GTGTTTTTATCGATTTAATGCACCTGATAAAACCAGGCGGCTTCGATGTCTCCCTGTTCTTCCGAGATATTGTCAGTCCACCTGAAGACGAGAGTGAGCTTGGGCTGCAGATGAAACCTTGCAACAAACTGGAGGACCTCCAGAAACGGGTTCAGGCCAGAGAAACCAAAAAGAGAGCCCTTGCCag GTTAAGCTTGAGTCTAGGCGACGGTCTAAATGTAGCGGTGGGGGTGTATGCAACTGCTGTCGCAGCTCGGAAACCTTTAGCCATCAGACTCTACAGGGAAACCAACGAACCAGTGCGTAGTAAAACCCGCACCTTCCACACCCAGACTGGCAGTTTGCTGCTACCCAGTGAGATAAAGAAGGCCCAG gtgtatggtaaaaaacaaatagtGATGGAGAAGGATGAAGTGGATGCCATCAAGAAGTTTGACGACCCAGGACTGTTTCTGATTGGATTTAAACCTATGGAAAAACTCAAACTGCATCATCATATCCGGCCTTCTGTCTTCATCTACCCCGAGGAGGATGAAGTGAAAG GAAGTGCCTGTCTGTTCTCGGCCCTGTTGAAGAAATGCAGTGAGAGAAATGTGTTTGCTCTGTGCCGCTCGATCTTCCGCCGAAACTATCCACCTAAATTTGTTGCCTTGGTACCTCAGATGGAAGAGGTCGACGAAGGGAGAGTACAGATTTCACCACCAG GTTTCAATGTCATCTACCTGCCGTATGCGGACGACTTCCGAACGCTTGATCCCCCTAGATGTCCATCGGCCACACAAACACAGGTTGACAAGATGAAGGAGATCATCAGCAAGCTTCGCTTCAAGTACAG GAGTGATGCATTTGAGAATCCAGTCCTCCAGCAGCATTTCAGGAACCTGGAGGCTTTGGCTCTGGACATGATGGCTCCAGAGGACATAGAGGATCTCATCA TGCCAAAAGTGGACCAGATTGACCAACGACTCGGTTCTTTGGCCGAAGAGTTTAAAGATCTGGTCTACCCTGCTGGGTACAATCCAGAGATCAAACCTGCTCCCAAACGTAAAACGG CGGATGCTGGAGGTGGAGCTGAGAAGAAGCCCAAAGTGGAGCTGACACAAGACGAGCTGAAGGCCCACTTTCAGAACGGCACGCTGGGAAAGCTGACCGTGCCAGTGCTGAAGGAGGCGTGCAAGCAGTTTGGGATCAAAACCACTGGGACCAAGAAGCAGGATCTAATAGATGCTTTAAACAGTACACTGACTTCATAA